In one Flammeovirga yaeyamensis genomic region, the following are encoded:
- a CDS encoding DUF3846 domain-containing protein gives MEISKVLLFDKTEHINSDKAFRFVDIKTNYDSSRLADLYRLCDCDCITVTRLTDKIDIWCDDEGLLVDGNSLVRFNNEFGEQTLAGNLLFTTRDRNDPDRMVDITEEQVIEIKKMVTGWKPLEKPQ, from the coding sequence ATGGAAATTTCAAAAGTACTTCTGTTCGATAAAACAGAACATATCAATTCGGACAAGGCTTTTCGCTTTGTCGACATTAAGACAAATTACGATTCGTCAAGACTCGCTGATTTATATCGACTATGCGACTGCGACTGTATAACTGTAACACGTCTAACCGACAAGATCGACATTTGGTGCGACGACGAAGGTTTACTTGTCGATGGTAATTCGCTTGTTCGATTCAACAATGAATTTGGTGAACAGACGTTAGCCGGAAACCTTCTCTTCACGACTCGTGATCGTAACGATCCTGATCGTATGGTAGACATAACCGAGGAACAAGTAATCGAAATCAAAAAGATGGTGACAGGTTGGAAACCTCTTGAGAAACCTCAATAA
- a CDS encoding JAB domain-containing protein — protein MEDFQLQELQYKYKVNKSIPELGRITCSADIARIVRRFYDDSIAYQESLKLVLLSRSNKIIGIKTVSVGGMTGTVADPKIIFGMALKGLACSVLIVHNHPSGNVKPSQADIALTKKVKEGGQLLELPLLDHVILSGTDHTKYFSFADEGIL, from the coding sequence ATGGAGGATTTTCAGCTGCAAGAATTGCAGTATAAATACAAGGTCAACAAGTCTATTCCAGAACTTGGTCGAATAACTTGTTCGGCTGACATTGCGCGTATCGTTCGCCGTTTTTACGATGATTCAATTGCTTATCAAGAATCGTTGAAATTAGTCTTACTCTCACGAAGCAACAAGATAATTGGCATTAAAACCGTTTCGGTTGGTGGTATGACAGGCACCGTTGCTGATCCTAAGATAATTTTTGGAATGGCATTGAAGGGTTTGGCATGCTCAGTCCTGATTGTTCATAACCATCCTTCCGGAAATGTCAAACCGAGTCAAGCAGACATTGCTTTGACCAAGAAGGTTAAAGAGGGTGGTCAATTGTTGGAGCTTCCACTTTTGGACCATGTCATACTTTCCGGTACTGATCATACGAAGTATTTTAGCTTTGCTGATGAAGGAATCTTGTAA
- a CDS encoding murein L,D-transpeptidase catalytic domain-containing protein, with protein MSQGEGGISNDVGSHASSLGDYLIAERYASTFGGYGYRLDGLECTNSNARRRVVTIHGWKYVNENQIAYGWGCIAVSHKDMKWSDQYLIDKKNVHLLVYMSKKKSEYNWE; from the coding sequence GTGTCGCAAGGTGAAGGAGGAATCTCAAATGACGTTGGCTCACATGCGTCATCGTTAGGTGATTACTTAATTGCTGAACGTTATGCATCGACCTTTGGAGGTTATGGTTACCGTTTGGATGGCTTAGAGTGTACGAACTCCAATGCCAGACGACGAGTCGTAACGATCCATGGTTGGAAATATGTCAACGAGAATCAAATCGCTTATGGATGGGGTTGTATCGCCGTGTCGCACAAAGACATGAAGTGGTCGGACCAATATCTAATCGACAAGAAGAACGTTCATTTGCTCGTCTATATGAGTAAGAAAAAATCAGAATATAACTGGGAATAA
- a CDS encoding DUF6150 family protein, with product MFIVAQRHQADVIVTTVQQRHQADVVIAPNSWKGDWQLVDQKWQADKLIYITSKSWEADVKVFFE from the coding sequence GTGTTCATCGTTGCCCAACGCCATCAAGCAGATGTAATCGTTACGACTGTTCAACAAAGACATCAAGCCGACGTTGTCATCGCACCCAATTCTTGGAAAGGCGATTGGCAACTTGTTGATCAGAAATGGCAAGCCGACAAATTGATTTATATCACGTCGAAGTCGTGGGAAGCTGACGTTAAGGTTTTCTTCGAGTGA
- a CDS encoding NUMOD4 domain-containing protein, whose product MDTKLYQISDDFPGYFINKQGQVWSELADTFLSPAMKGAALHVRLRVNGKRERYAVPLLMLKAFTRLTKLPSGYKYKYLDGDASNCALSNLDMYKPERKVVPTRKHLTFNDIDVSEYIELLDGEKWKQVDGKEKYGISNKGRVFSVSRSRLMKSHVNDGALCVGTVNGDIYLRRGVIIHFVDPTYEQSTHSVYFKDGNHHNYDVDNMIVRKQSLTFNELRKLMNIPHEKGEIWKQVYGASAYGVSNHGRVFNVHTGVLKLGGRLKDTTVKSERYYFRTSLRLDNGIIRSVGVHKLVARMFIDFNYIQKGLVVDHINADDTLNNHVSNLRVIKPRHNATRAKIGNNKTGYLGVEQLRSGLYRAVIRVNGVKHKSETVNTAHEAHELYLDMYEKQTGHRNIY is encoded by the coding sequence ATGGACACAAAATTATATCAAATTTCAGACGACTTCCCTGGTTACTTTATCAACAAGCAAGGACAAGTTTGGTCAGAACTTGCCGACACCTTTCTCTCACCTGCAATGAAAGGAGCTGCATTACACGTTCGACTTCGCGTTAACGGTAAACGTGAACGTTATGCAGTTCCTTTACTGATGCTTAAAGCGTTCACACGTTTGACGAAACTACCAAGTGGTTACAAATACAAATATCTTGACGGTGACGCATCAAATTGCGCGTTATCCAATCTCGATATGTATAAACCTGAACGCAAGGTTGTACCAACTCGTAAGCACCTAACGTTTAATGATATTGACGTTAGTGAATACATCGAATTGTTGGATGGTGAAAAGTGGAAACAAGTTGATGGCAAAGAAAAGTATGGCATATCCAATAAGGGTCGTGTGTTTAGTGTAAGTAGATCAAGACTGATGAAATCGCACGTCAATGATGGAGCATTATGTGTAGGCACTGTTAATGGCGATATTTATCTCCGACGTGGAGTCATTATACATTTCGTTGATCCTACCTATGAGCAGTCAACACATTCTGTCTATTTCAAAGATGGCAACCACCATAACTACGATGTCGACAACATGATTGTTCGTAAGCAGTCGTTGACGTTTAACGAACTTCGAAAGTTAATGAATATACCGCATGAGAAGGGTGAAATTTGGAAGCAGGTATATGGCGCATCAGCGTACGGTGTTAGTAATCACGGTAGAGTGTTTAATGTGCATACAGGCGTTTTAAAGCTAGGCGGTAGACTTAAAGATACAACAGTAAAAAGTGAAAGGTATTACTTTAGAACAAGCCTGCGATTGGATAATGGTATTATACGTAGTGTAGGTGTTCACAAACTTGTCGCACGTATGTTCATTGACTTTAATTATATACAGAAAGGTTTAGTTGTTGATCATATTAATGCAGATGACACGTTGAATAACCATGTATCTAACTTACGTGTAATCAAGCCAAGGCATAACGCCACACGAGCGAAAATTGGAAATAATAAAACGGGATATCTAGGTGTAGAGCAGTTACGTTCTGGGTTGTATCGGGCGGTAATTAGGGTCAATGGTGTTAAACACAAATCAGAAACAGTCAACACAGCGCACGAAGCTCACGAGCTCTACCTTGATATGTACGAGAAACAAACAGGGCATCGTAATATTTATTGA
- a CDS encoding DEAD/DEAH box helicase family protein, with product MKILSIKEQVEKEQKTLNEIGSKITTETVNAIAKLEPKVRFESGSTLVVNDYVMSAYKEICKYFRSSLYQNRILLNAGTGLGKTHFACQFAIDAIKHLPNSRVFIAGAQNNILFRFREELLKTTGHELSVFNSKHGEFMRLKHTLISGDSKLTHGVYTLTLQQLASLRNTFTSSDIIILDEIHQLRSVAKSNKTTADELDAMLNVFQKNRVSTLFMTAEETYGLEQLLGAYKIHVRRDEEHYDRQVASRDIEARNVTGSLATVIYLAICNYKDLKGSVTKGLILINDIDKMHEAVELLTEYGFRVRSFCADDKEDADYKHILRKGKIPQKYDVVVCTTVFMTCVDISNADTAISLNLRSAEKQIQFLGRLARGQHRAIKLFNVNCKRDRGADKQQIDCFEKIRTGHSDYVNELTNELNCLQMHADEYYHLHEYVTHRKLETNYKEYYKDINYMTLDFDEEDKKVIDEIRNVREKLSRRRRDVEKKKNSSKLSKAAVHEFQRQNPYANVGEIAKYFKVNERTCRNTYYNKDLHIKPSDALKDILNVNPNLNYKDTLVELKALHPTLHASEGTFKSIKRQLKSPNCT from the coding sequence ATGAAGATTCTATCTATCAAAGAACAAGTTGAAAAAGAGCAAAAGACTTTAAACGAAATCGGTTCTAAGATAACTACAGAAACCGTCAATGCTATCGCCAAACTTGAGCCAAAGGTTCGATTCGAATCAGGTTCGACATTGGTAGTTAACGACTACGTAATGTCTGCGTATAAAGAAATTTGCAAGTATTTTAGAAGCAGTTTGTACCAAAATCGAATACTACTCAACGCAGGTACAGGCTTAGGGAAGACACATTTTGCTTGTCAGTTTGCAATTGATGCAATCAAACATTTACCAAATAGTCGTGTATTTATTGCCGGCGCTCAAAACAATATTCTGTTTAGATTCAGAGAAGAGTTGTTAAAAACTACAGGTCATGAATTATCAGTATTCAATTCAAAACACGGCGAGTTTATGCGATTGAAACATACGTTAATAAGCGGTGATTCTAAACTGACACATGGAGTTTACACACTAACATTACAGCAACTTGCGTCTTTAAGAAACACGTTTACTAGTTCTGACATTATCATCCTAGATGAAATTCATCAACTTCGATCTGTAGCAAAAAGCAACAAAACAACTGCTGATGAACTTGACGCTATGTTGAATGTATTTCAAAAGAATCGAGTAAGCACACTGTTTATGACAGCAGAGGAAACCTACGGACTTGAACAACTCTTAGGTGCATATAAGATTCATGTAAGGCGAGATGAAGAACATTACGATCGTCAAGTCGCAAGTCGTGACATAGAGGCGAGAAATGTGACAGGTTCGCTCGCTACTGTTATTTACCTCGCGATATGTAACTACAAGGATCTGAAAGGTTCAGTCACAAAAGGGTTGATCTTAATTAACGATATTGATAAGATGCATGAAGCAGTTGAACTACTAACTGAATATGGCTTCAGAGTTAGAAGTTTCTGCGCTGACGATAAAGAAGATGCAGATTACAAGCACATACTTCGAAAAGGTAAAATCCCACAAAAATATGACGTTGTTGTTTGTACTACAGTTTTCATGACTTGCGTTGATATTAGTAACGCTGATACAGCAATTAGTTTGAACTTACGTAGTGCTGAGAAGCAGATCCAATTTTTAGGTAGATTAGCAAGAGGTCAACACCGTGCAATTAAACTATTCAACGTAAACTGCAAGCGTGACCGAGGCGCCGATAAACAGCAGATTGATTGTTTCGAGAAAATACGAACTGGACATAGCGATTACGTCAACGAATTAACAAACGAGCTGAATTGTCTACAAATGCATGCAGACGAGTATTATCATCTTCACGAATATGTGACACATCGAAAGCTTGAAACTAATTATAAGGAGTATTACAAAGACATTAATTACATGACATTAGATTTTGACGAGGAGGATAAGAAGGTGATAGATGAAATTCGTAACGTTCGTGAGAAACTTTCAAGAAGGCGACGTGACGTTGAAAAAAAGAAAAACTCGTCGAAACTTTCAAAAGCTGCTGTACATGAATTTCAACGTCAGAATCCATACGCCAACGTTGGTGAGATTGCGAAGTATTTTAAAGTTAACGAGAGGACTTGTAGGAATACATACTACAACAAAGACTTGCACATAAAACCATCTGATGCGTTGAAAGATATTCTCAACGTCAATCCGAATCTCAATTACAAAGATACACTCGTCGAGTTAAAAGCGTTACACCCAACGTTACATGCAAGTGAAGGTACGTTCAAGTCAATCAAACGACAATTAAAATCGCCTAACTGCACCTAA